In the Paenibacillus sp. FSL H7-0357 genome, one interval contains:
- a CDS encoding MFS transporter, with amino-acid sequence MGKQNNKSFSKFLVLWTGEWISSMGSGLTAFALGVYVYQMTGTAASVALVTLCAFLPSILLSPIGGVLADRFDRRLMMITGDLCSAFGLVFLLFLMLLGDPPVWQICLGVAFSSIFVSLLEPAYKATITDLLTEEQFAKASGLVQLAASSKYLLSPLIAGVLLGYMDIKAVLIIDISTFVVTVLAVLAVKKNLQAEFPAKTRQSFARELKEGWDTLVSVKGVLQLTVILSLVTFYMGFLQTLFTPLLLPFTDTQTLGTVESVSAIGMLIGSLFIGMFSIKGRYARVLAVSLGFAGGFFALVGLTTNLYFIAAAGLLFFAALPFINTCADVLIRKNIAAEAQGRAWGIIGILSQLGYVAAYAVAGVLADHVFNPLLRSGGSLASSVGKVLGTGEGRGIGLLFIVCGLLIVIVAVIVPRIKSIRALEQQH; translated from the coding sequence ATGGGGAAACAGAACAATAAATCCTTCAGCAAGTTTCTGGTGTTATGGACAGGAGAATGGATATCCAGTATGGGCAGTGGGCTGACCGCTTTTGCTCTGGGTGTTTATGTGTACCAGATGACAGGGACTGCGGCCAGTGTAGCGCTGGTAACGCTCTGCGCTTTTCTGCCTTCCATTCTGCTCAGTCCAATCGGCGGCGTGCTGGCTGACCGCTTTGACCGGCGGCTGATGATGATCACGGGTGATCTATGCTCCGCATTTGGACTTGTCTTCCTACTGTTTCTCATGCTGCTGGGCGATCCGCCCGTTTGGCAAATTTGTCTCGGAGTGGCCTTCAGCTCCATATTCGTATCCTTGCTCGAACCGGCTTACAAGGCGACCATTACCGATTTATTGACCGAGGAGCAGTTTGCCAAGGCCAGCGGGCTGGTGCAGCTTGCAGCCTCCTCCAAATATCTTCTCTCTCCGCTGATTGCCGGGGTGTTGCTTGGCTACATGGATATAAAGGCTGTGCTGATTATAGATATCTCTACTTTTGTGGTGACCGTGCTTGCGGTGCTGGCTGTGAAAAAGAACCTGCAGGCTGAGTTTCCAGCGAAAACACGGCAGTCCTTTGCAAGAGAGCTGAAGGAGGGTTGGGATACGCTCGTTTCCGTGAAAGGTGTTCTACAGCTTACGGTCATTTTATCGCTGGTTACATTCTATATGGGTTTTCTCCAGACCTTGTTTACACCGCTCTTACTGCCGTTTACAGATACGCAAACCCTGGGCACAGTGGAATCGGTAAGTGCGATTGGCATGCTGATCGGCAGTCTGTTCATCGGGATGTTCAGCATTAAGGGCCGATATGCCAGGGTGCTGGCTGTAAGCCTGGGATTCGCCGGAGGTTTCTTTGCACTGGTTGGTCTGACTACAAATCTATATTTTATCGCTGCAGCCGGATTGTTGTTCTTCGCGGCACTACCCTTCATTAACACCTGTGCTGACGTGCTGATCCGAAAAAATATCGCCGCCGAAGCACAAGGCCGTGCTTGGGGGATCATTGGCATTCTTTCACAGCTCGGGTATGTGGCCGCTTATGCTGTAGCCGGGGTGCTGGCAGATCATGTCTTTAATCCACTGCTGCGCAGCGGGGGAAGTCTTGCTTCCTCAGTGGGCAAGGTGCTGGGTACAGGAGAAGGCCGGGGTATCGGACTCCTGTTCATCGTCTGCGGTTTGCTGATAGTAATTGTGGCGGTGATTGTTCCAAGAATCAAATCTATTCGGGCTCTTGAACAACAACATTAA